The sequence CCAGCGGAAGATCGCTGCCAGGACGATCAGCATGCCCAGCTCCAGCGGGTTGAGCAGCGGCAGGTAAGGCAGGGGCTGCGCCGCGCCGTCGCTGAACAGGTTGACCAGCCAGAACCAGCCGAGCAGCACCACGGCGACCGGCGCAGCAGCAATGCTGCGGTATTCGCGGGGGAAGGCCGCCACCGGCCAGGGCAGGCGCGGACGGGTGCCGACCAGAACGAGGTAGGCGCTCGGCACCAGCGCCCAACCCAGCCAGCGCCAGGCGTTGTAGTGCTCGGCGAGGGTCAGGAAGGCGTAGCGCAGTTCGAGCGCCAGCACCGTCAGCAACAGCCAACAGCCGAGCACGTGAGCGGCACGCAACGGCGGCAGCGGCAACAGCGGCTCAAGCTTGCGCAGCGACCACAGGTGCGCGGCGAACAGCGCGCCCCAGCCCAGCCAGCCAAGCGCCGCCAGCGGCTGGGACTGCAGGTGGAAAGCGCTCGCCAGAGCGAACACGCCCAGAGGCGTCAGGGCCAGGCATGCCAGCGCCAGCGCACGCCATTGCTCGCGGCGCGCAATCAGCGTCCACAGCACCACACTCAAGGCAGCGACCAACACCGCCACATGCTCACGCATGGCCGAAGGCACGAAGCGAGTGATCTCGCACAGCGCGGTCAACGCCCACCAACCAGCGCCCCAGGCGAGCAAGAGCTGCGACAGGCGCTCGAGGGTCAATACTCCCAGGTCCATCGGATCATCCGCCTGAGCGGCACGATGCAAGCGCCAGGCGCCGACCAGCGCCGCCAGCGCCAGCACCGCCGGGCACCAGAAGCCGCTGTGGGCGAAAGGCGTCAGGCCCTCGCCAGAGAGACCACCCAGCAACGCCTGACCGCTGAACAGCAGCGCCGCGCCACCCAGCACCTGCAGCACAAGACCGAAGACGAAACTGGCGCGCTGCTGCAGGACCAAACTCAGCCAGAGGATCAGCAAACCGCTGCCGGCCCACACCGCCGCTGCACTGCGCCAGGGCAGGACGAACAGCACCGCCAGGTTGACGAAGGCCAGACCGGCGAGCAGCACGCCGCTGAGGCCGAGCATCAGCCTGCGGTCGTCGCGCACCAGCGGGTCGCGCGCAGCCAGCAGCATGCCAACGATCAGCGCGAGGCCGATCAGGCTGGCGCCGAACAGGCCGGTCCAGCCGCTGCCCAGCACGCCGCTGCCGGCGTCCGCCGCACGCAGGTTGGCAAGGAAGAGCGCACCGCCGAGCAATTGCACGGCGAAGGCGCAGAACAGGAAGGTCCGCGAACGCAGGCGCAGGCCGGCGAGCAGCGTGGCCAGGCCGGCCAATGCCCAGCACATCGCAGTACCCGGCACGGCGAAGCACAGGGGCGCAATCAGGTAGACGAACGCCAGGCCGAACACCGCCAGTACCGGCTGGCAGCGCGACTCCCAGTCGAACAGGCCGACAGCGCCCTGGCGACGCAGTTGCCAGTAGCTGAACAGCAGCGCCGCACCGAGCATCAGCGCGCCCAGCGGCGCGCCGTCGAGCAGGTTATCCACACCCGCACGCAACGAGCCGAGGAAGGCGATGGCCGCACCAGCCTGCAGCAACAGCGCGAATGCGCGCGCCAGCCAGCGACCCTGGCGCAGGCCGAGCCAGTAGATGCCGGCGCCTTCGACAGCCCAGGCCGCCGAGGTCCAGCGCGCGTCCAGGCCCAGGGGAATGGCCAGGGTGCCGAAGATCACTCCCAGCGCCAGGCAGGCTTCCACCAACAGCAAGGCGCGACCGGCGCCGCGACCGGACAGCGAGCGCGCCAGCAGCATGTAGAACAGGCCGAGGATCAGCGCGCTGAACGCCGGGCCGAACTCCAGGTGGCGGATCACCGCGTACTGCAGGCCGAAGCCAATTAGCGGTGCGCCGAAGAAAACAGTGCCGTCGACATAGTCGGTCTGCCGCATCGACCAGCGCAGCGTCTCGCCGCGATCCGCGTCATCGGCAAGCCCCGCGGCCTCGCGCAGGCGGCGACGGGCGAAAAGCAGGCCGATGCCCACGTACATCAGGAAGAACAGCAGCAGGAACGGCTCGGTGCTGGCGAACAGCTCCGGCGTATAGGAGCGCAACCCCCAGGCGAAGCCGATGCCGAAGGTGCCGAAGAAGCCGATCAGGTTGAGCAGGCGCCAGGCACGGAACCAGGCGATGGCGAAGATGCCGCCGTTGAGCAGCGCGAAGTAGCTGAACAGCGCGACATGGTTGCCGGCGCCGGTGGAGGTGAGGATGGGCGCGGCGAAGCCGCCGAGCGCCGCAGCAGCGGCAAGTCCAAGGGCATCCTGCAGCACGGCGAGCATCGCCGAGAATACAGTAACCGCCACCAGCAGGCCGAGCGCCTGGCCCGGGCTCAGCAGCGGATGCAGGCGCATCGCGGCGAACACCGTCAGATAGAGCACCGCGATACCGGTGCCCTGCAGCAGCAAGGCGTAGGTCGCGCGCTTGTGTCGCAACCACCAGCCCAGCCCGAGCAAAGCGATGGCGGCAGCAGCCACACCCATGTAGCGCAGTTCGACCGGAACGACGACGCGCTCGGAGGCGTAGCGCAGGAGGAAAGCCAAGCCGAGGAACAGCAGCAGCACGCCAATGCGCAGCACGGTGTTGCCGCCGAACAGCCAATCGCGCGCCGCACCCAGGGCGCGGTCGAACCAGGACGGACCGGCAGGCGCGGCGGGCTCGGAGGTCCAGGCGGAGGCGCTGTCGACCTCTGGCTCGGCCTTGGCGACCGCTTGCTCGGCGGGTTCTGGCCGCTCCACCGGCTGCAGCGACCACTCCGGCTCCGGCGCGCTCGGCGCGGGCGCCGGGGCAGCGGGCAGCTCGATGTCCCAATCCAGTTCGGTTTCGACCGGGGTTGCCGGCTCGGCGACCGCTTCGACCGTGGGTGGCGCAGCCTCTTCCGACGCGGGCGCGACCGGTGCAACGCCGCCTTGCTCCAGCTTCAGTAGGCGCTGGTAGAGCGCCTCGGTGCCGGTTTCGAAGCGCGCGGCGAACTGCTCCAGCTGCTGGCGCAGCCTGTTGTTCTGCCGCTGCAGGCCGTGCAGCGCCAGGGCCTGGCCGAGCAGCAGGCCGAGTCCGGCGCCGAACAGGGCTCCTTCGATCGACTCGTCCCAGCCGATACCCAGGACCAGGCCGACCAGCATGAGGATCCATTGCATGGGATACATCCTTGAACAGGGAGGGCGCGCCCCATCCAGCGGACGCGTGATTGCAGAGTATATCGGCCCCGGCCAACAGCGCTTTTGCCTACGCCACACTGCGAAGAATCAGACGCCTCAGCCCCGCCCGCCGCCACACGGACGAAAAAAAGCCCCCCCCGGTCTTAGACCTTGCTGCGCTCGTAGCGCTTGCGGTCGTTCTCGTTAAGCATTTTCTTGCGCAGACGGATGGACTTCGGCGTCACTTCCACCAGCTCGTCTTCGTCGATGAACTCCAGCGCCTGTTCCAGGGTGTACTTCAGCGCCGGGGTCAGCTGGATGGTCTCGTCCTTGCCGGAAGCGCGCATGTTGTCGAGCTTCTTGGCCTTGGTGGGGTTGATCACCAGGTCGTTGTCGCGGCTGTGGATACCGGCCAGTTGGCCTTCGTAGACTTCGTCGCCCGGGCTCAGGAACAGCTTGCCGCGATCCTGCAGGGTTTCCAGGGAGTAGGTCAGCGCGGTGCCGGTGGCCATGGAGACCAGCACGCCGTTCTGGCGGTGGGCGACGTCGCCGGCCTTCACCGGACCGTAGTGGTCGAAGGTGGAGGTCAGGATGCCGGTGCCCGAGGTCATGGTCAGGAAGGCGTTACGGAAGCCGATCAGGCCGCGGGCCGGAATCACGTATTCCAGGCGGATGCGGCCCTTGCCGTCGGGGATCATGTTGGTCATGTCGCCCTTACGCAGACCCATCTGCTCCATCACGGGGCCCTGGTGCTGCTCCTCGATGTCGATGGTGACGTTCTCGTACGGCTCCTGCTTTTCGCCGTCCTTCTCGATGATCACCACTTCCGGGCGGCCCACGGCCAGCTCGAAGCCTTCACGGCGCATGGTTTCGATCAGAACCGACAGGTGCAGCTCGCCACGGCCGGAAACCTTGAATTTCTCCGGGCTGTCGCCTTGCTCGACGCGCAGGGCCACGTTGTGCAGCAGT is a genomic window of Pseudomonas knackmussii B13 containing:
- a CDS encoding DUF2339 domain-containing protein, whose protein sequence is MQWILMLVGLVLGIGWDESIEGALFGAGLGLLLGQALALHGLQRQNNRLRQQLEQFAARFETGTEALYQRLLKLEQGGVAPVAPASEEAAPPTVEAVAEPATPVETELDWDIELPAAPAPAPSAPEPEWSLQPVERPEPAEQAVAKAEPEVDSASAWTSEPAAPAGPSWFDRALGAARDWLFGGNTVLRIGVLLLFLGLAFLLRYASERVVVPVELRYMGVAAAAIALLGLGWWLRHKRATYALLLQGTGIAVLYLTVFAAMRLHPLLSPGQALGLLVAVTVFSAMLAVLQDALGLAAAAALGGFAAPILTSTGAGNHVALFSYFALLNGGIFAIAWFRAWRLLNLIGFFGTFGIGFAWGLRSYTPELFASTEPFLLLFFLMYVGIGLLFARRRLREAAGLADDADRGETLRWSMRQTDYVDGTVFFGAPLIGFGLQYAVIRHLEFGPAFSALILGLFYMLLARSLSGRGAGRALLLVEACLALGVIFGTLAIPLGLDARWTSAAWAVEGAGIYWLGLRQGRWLARAFALLLQAGAAIAFLGSLRAGVDNLLDGAPLGALMLGAALLFSYWQLRRQGAVGLFDWESRCQPVLAVFGLAFVYLIAPLCFAVPGTAMCWALAGLATLLAGLRLRSRTFLFCAFAVQLLGGALFLANLRAADAGSGVLGSGWTGLFGASLIGLALIVGMLLAARDPLVRDDRRLMLGLSGVLLAGLAFVNLAVLFVLPWRSAAAVWAGSGLLILWLSLVLQQRASFVFGLVLQVLGGAALLFSGQALLGGLSGEGLTPFAHSGFWCPAVLALAALVGAWRLHRAAQADDPMDLGVLTLERLSQLLLAWGAGWWALTALCEITRFVPSAMREHVAVLVAALSVVLWTLIARREQWRALALACLALTPLGVFALASAFHLQSQPLAALGWLGWGALFAAHLWSLRKLEPLLPLPPLRAAHVLGCWLLLTVLALELRYAFLTLAEHYNAWRWLGWALVPSAYLVLVGTRPRLPWPVAAFPREYRSIAAAPVAVVLLGWFWLVNLFSDGAAQPLPYLPLLNPLELGMLIVLAAIFRWSREGLPPLGLALERVRLPVQAVLGASLFALLTMAVCRTAHHWGGVPFAADALLDSMLVQAGLSIVWTLIALGLMVGGHLRARRDLWMVGAALIGVVVIKLFFIELGNSGSLERIVSFIGVGVLLLVVGYFAPLPPRRAEQELPPA